ACGCCACGGCCTCCAGGTCGGCATCGGTCAGCCGCCCCAGCAGCCCCAGCCACTCCTCCCGCAGCCCTCGCAACCACGCCACGGCGCTCTCCCCGTCACCCGGCCACCTCACCTCGGCCCTCTCACGCGGCACCCGCCCCTGGACGTGATCGATGCTCACGCTCCACCACCAGCCGATGTGCCAGCTCACCCAGGCGATCGTGGGCACGGGCACGGGATCGGGCTCGCTCTCCGCCCAGTCCGGCTCCCACCTGCCCTCGGCGTCACGGCGCACGGTCCAGCAGTGCGGCGCGGGCTCCCACAGGAAGTCGCCGGGCTCCAGCCGCTCCAGGTGATACTCGAACAACGACCAGGTGAACTCGAACTGCCACCGCAGCAGCTCACTTCGCGATCCAGACA
The nucleotide sequence above comes from Nonomuraea gerenzanensis. Encoded proteins:
- a CDS encoding DinB family protein; protein product: MSGSRSELLRWQFEFTWSLFEYHLERLEPGDFLWEPAPHCWTVRRDAEGRWEPDWAESEPDPVPVPTIAWVSWHIGWWWSVSIDHVQGRVPRERAEVRWPGDGESAVAWLRGLREEWLGLLGRLTDADLEAVASFPWPEESGQTVAHMLAWVNAELMKNVTEIGQLRLLRAAGLG